Genomic window (Pyrus communis chromosome 13, drPyrComm1.1, whole genome shotgun sequence):
GGATCCGAAGACTGCATTCGCAATGGTGATCACTCCTGGGTTCTGGCTGCTGAGACCGGCTATGGCCAAAGCATTGGTTTTTCCGACATTGAGTTGGAAGTGAATGAGACCGATTGGGAATACAAACACATCTCCCTTGTACAACACTTTGGTGAACAGCCGATTGCCGTCGCCATTGGATGTGACAAATCCGACGTAGAGTGAGCCTTCCACGACTATGAGGATCTCCGTGGCACGAGGGTGAGTGTGAGGAGGATTGAGGCCATTTGGTGCAAAGTCTACGCGAGCAAAGGATATGCCGAGAGTGTTGAGTCCGGGTATATTATCCACGTTCGCCGCCGTAACAATTGAACCGACCGGATTCAATGTGTTTCCGGTGTACCGAAGCTTGTCAGAGAAGAAATCGTTTGCTGATGCAAGTTTTGGGTCCTTGCAGAACTTCCCGTTCACAAACACTGCTCGCAATGATACACACAAGCAAATTAAATCTTTTTTATGTACGTAGGTGTTGTACATGCATGGATGATGAGCCATCAACCAAGCAAAATCATATAGTTAGGGTTTAGGCCTTGCTATTTCCTACGTACTCTCTGTACTGAATGGAATCTTAATTAAGGATATTGTTTTTACATAATTAAACATATAAGTATACGTACCAGCAGAATCGGTGTTATTAATTGCTACGCAAAAGTCCTGAAGAGGATCGGGATCAGAGGCAGAGGCAAGGAGGGTGGCGAATGCTAATACTGACAGGGCAGCAGCAGTTACAGGGAAATGAACTCCTTTCATCGCTAGCTATAGTGTATAGGGGATTAGCAACAAGGACGTGGAACTTGTATTTAACTAGATGATCTGATGATGAGTTGCTTCGAGATGGATGAAAATTATGCATGGGGACACTTCTGTATTTATAGATTAGCAAGAGAGACTGATGATGAACTGGTCTTGGATTTTCCCTGTGGGTAATCGAAGCAGGTAAAGACTTGGATTAATTTTTAGAAGCAGGTAAAGACTTGGATACTTTTAGAAGCAGCTACCGACTTGGTTGTAGTTACTCCTTATTGAATTGGTCTTggattaaatttaatattaatttgtaccaattccTTTCGTAATAAACCACTGATCATATGTACCACATTTTTGCAGGTGATCCATTATCGTAATAATAAAATCTGCGTTACACTTAGTTTGAACTCTCTATCCTCTTAGTgtaatttaaatattatttaaaattgaaaatttgtatTGCATTTCTTTTGTTCGTTAgaaattttgatgaaaattaaatttgttacactaaaacatgcatgcatgtatcGGTGTTTTCAGTAACTAATTAAATCGATCTCGAGAGccagaaattatatatatactacaaGAGAAAAAAAGCCTAAAACACTGTTCCTTTGCCAGTGTTATGCCTTTTTAGCCCACGAGTTGCTCTgtaaatttaggtttttgtgtgttttatacAGTGAAATGGCATTTTTGACCCTGGGTGTCCAATAGAAGTCTCCCAACTTCTTCCTTAGAAATCGCAAAgatcaaaaaggaaaaaattgtgctctgcaaatatatacaaacaaagtaTCATGTGGTAGAGAGTGAGTCTAAGGAATATGTAAAATACCCAATACATGGCCTCGATAGAGATCCAACATGCCTAGGATGCCGATTGGGCGAGGGGAATTGAGGGAAGGTAGTAGATTTGGCATCCAATTCTGATCAGAGCCCGTCTATCCGAGTGCCTGGTGGAATGGGGATGGAGTATCACAGCTAAggaggagggagggaggaaaattaaaagacaaaaagcaataaaaGTAGGTaaaagacgccaaataagggGCATGAAGCCCATATTTGATACAAACTCAGGGGATAGTTAAGACTCGACTTAGGAAAATTGTGATAAACTCAGGGAGAATCAGGAATAAACAAAAAGAGCCTGAGAAGGGGAGAGGAAAAAGGGGGAGGGGGATGAGGCATAGGAAGTaagagaggaggaagaagatggaaaAGGCAAAAGAGGGAAGGAGTAGCGGGCTGTCGCCTACCCCAAGCAAGAGCAAGTGGCAGCGGCTGAAACTTGAAGCTGGAGATGAGGCTGTCGATTTGGGCTTTTAGACAGAGAAAGAATGTcctttttcttacttttcttaTTTGCATTTTTTCCAACTTGCAAATAATGTATCTTCGTTGTAGAAATTTCATAATCAGAGCTGTCCAAtatcttaatcttcatttgaagatcatctttacaaaaaaaacattCGAATTCAAATTGTTACATTCGAATTCGAATTGTTTAGTTGTCCTAATATATCAAATAGTTGGACGATTTAATATTACGAATATGCTGCTAATTAGTGCCTACACTATGAACTTATTTGGTACATCAAGACAACTAAATGATTTTGGAAtatgaatgattttttgtataGTAATCTTCAAGTAAAGATTAAGATATTAGACGGTTTCAGCTACAAACTTTTTACGACGATGATACATTATTTGCAAGTAAAAGAATGAGTTCATTCCTCCAAATAGGAATGCAAGTATCAAAATAGGTATCAGTAGCTAAGCCAATTGAAGCATTCCAACGTAATCCTCTCTCTACGGACAGTGGAATTGGT
Coding sequences:
- the LOC137713833 gene encoding germin-like protein subfamily 1 member 13, with the translated sequence MKGVHFPVTAAALSVLAFATLLASASDPDPLQDFCVAINNTDSAVFVNGKFCKDPKLASANDFFSDKLRYTGNTLNPVGSIVTAANVDNIPGLNTLGISFARVDFAPNGLNPPHTHPRATEILIVVEGSLYVGFVTSNGDGNRLFTKVLYKGDVFVFPIGLIHFQLNVGKTNALAIAGLSSQNPGVITIANAVFGSNPPINPDVLAKAFQVDDNVVDYLQKQFWYNNS